A stretch of Arachis hypogaea cultivar Tifrunner chromosome 15, arahy.Tifrunner.gnm2.J5K5, whole genome shotgun sequence DNA encodes these proteins:
- the LOC112750370 gene encoding uncharacterized protein, which translates to MSDHLVLFVDRLGRPADPVAQPAQLPVDPSPPPAEVVHGPSGSAPAADRDVELEHGGDDEEEPLIQMAECRICQEEDSVSNLESPCACSGSLKYAHRKCVQHWCNEKGDITCEICHQPYQPGYTAPPPRPQPEETTIDIGGGWTISGTPLDLRDPRLLAIAEAERQFLDAEYDEYAASNASGAAFCRSAALILMALLLLRHALSVTDGDASDDDPSNFFSLFLLRAAGFLLPCYIMAWAISILQRRRQRQEAAALAATQVAFVLQSGQHRGLQFAIAPGPPPTVQQEQV; encoded by the exons ATGAGCGATCACTTGGTGCTATTCGTCGACCGTCTCGGGCGCCCCGCCGATCCCGTCGCACAGCCCGCTCAGCTCCCAGTTGATCCCTCGCCGCCGCCGGCGGAAGTGGTCCACGGACCTTCTGGATCCGCTCCGGCAGCGGATCGCGACGTTGAGTTGGAACACGGCGGCGATGATGAGGAGGAGCCGCTGATCCAGATGGCGGAGTGCCGCATTTGCCAGGAGGAGGACAGTGTCTCCAATTTGGAAAGCCCCTGCGCCTGCAGCGGAAGTCTCAAG TATGCACACAGAAAGTGCGTCCAGCATTGGTGCAATGAGAAGGGAGACATAACTTGTGAGATATGCCATCAG CCTTATCAACCTGGTTATACTGCTCCACCACCACGCCCGCAGCCCGAAGAAACTACCATTGACATAGG AGGAGGCTGGACAATATCTGGCACGCCTTTGGACTTGCGCGATCCTCGACTATTGGCAATTGCAGAGGCTGAACGCCAATTTTTGGATGCGGAATATGATGAATATGCTGCTTCTAATGCCAGTGGAGCTGCATTTTGCCGCTCTGCAGCTCTAATT TTAATGGCCCTCTTACTCTTGCGGCATGCACTTTCTGTCACTGATGGTGATGCTTCTGATGATGACCCATCCAATTTTTTCTCC CTTTTCTTGCTACGTGCTGCTGGATTTCTTTTACCTTGCTATATAATGGCTTGGGCAATTAGTATTCTGCAGCGTCGGCGACAGAGACAG GAAGCTGCAGCACTAGCAGCAACCCAAGTTGCTTTTGTCCTACAGTCTGGGCAGCACAGGGGGCTTCAATTTGCCATAGCCCCAGGACCACCACCCACTGTACAGCAGGAACAAGTGTGA